Below is a genomic region from Thunnus albacares chromosome 4, fThuAlb1.1, whole genome shotgun sequence.
TATAGATTTGGGGAGCTGCTGTCTGTAATCACATAACCCAAATTTCAATGTTACTGTGTTGTTAACTCAAGTTAAAAATCAAGAAGTTGTAGGTAAATTAAGGCTCTGTACCATCTTGAGTGTGTGCTGCTGCCTCCTCCTTAGATTCTGATCGACTTGATGGCTcatctctgcttttctctttagTTGCATACATTTTGCGAATCACAGATGTGGGTGTAAATGATGGGGACAACTGtagtagattaaaaaaaaagaaaaatttatAGCAATATCAACATGTAGAAATTACAGACAAAAGTTCAAacataaattagtttttataGAACAATGAAGAACAAAGCCAGTTGGGAGGATGAAGTCTATGCTCACCATGCTAGTGACAGGATTGCCTGGAGAGTTTCTTCCAGCAGGCTGAGGGCCTGGACCAGGAGAGCGATTCACACGCTGCTGTCTGTAGATCACAAGATACATCAGCCATAAGTTAACTAGCAAATGCTAACCAATTCTTCTTTTTATACAGTTTGAGTGCACAATCTATGCCACACGTAGTGAACTACATTTGCCATCATTCCAGTTGCTAAAATTAACAGGCAAGACAAGTAGCCTGACAAATTtgtgttcataaaatgtcaagaTAGATTAGCTGAGGGGGCATTCATCCCACCCATTTCAACTGCTGTTATTTCACCATGAACACAGCAATACTGTGCAGCAtttcaaagttttaaaaaactaaCCGATTTCGAAAAGATTTGTCCTGTGGTAGCTTGTTGTAGCCAGACTGGAACTGGTGGTGGGCATGTAGAGCAAGGTCCTGTTGGAACGCCAGGGCTTCCAGATCCGCCCGATTCACGGGCATGGAGAGCGCCCTCATCTggacaaacaaaataaacagttgAGATCCTTAACATGGGTCTTAAAAATTAGTTAATtctctttgtttaaaaaaataaatacggATTTAAATAAGGCAGTTTCTTATTTGAGCAGTCAGTGTGTTGCATGCATTACAACCTCTACTTTTTACGATGTCAATAAAAGCACTACATGAAAGGATGTGCATTTcatgttacaaaataaaataaatgtacaataatTTACATAGAAAGTGTGAGCAATGTATTGAAAGCCAAGCCACTAGTATAATTTTACTGCTGGTTACACCCCAAACTGGGATAAAACAAAGTTAAGATTTATTATGAACAAAATATCTCctaagtaaacaaacaataaaggCCTTAACACGAGTTCAGTGTCCTAAGTTACCTGCTGCTGTACAGCGGATCCAGGGCTGATAGACCTGTGTACGTCAGCAAACTGTTCTGGCAACATGGGCTGAGGACCAACAGGAAAACCTGGAGGcaagatggggaaaaaaaaaatctattaatctTGTCTTACCAATACCATCAACTGAAATATAAACAGATGCTGAACTTAACATATTAGATTTTGCAGCTGAAAAAGCCCATTTTCCAAAAGGCCCAGTGTAACACTCTTAAGCTGTGATCATGTGCCACTGTGCCTCAAAGCAAACCATAAACAGATATTAAAAATGACCCCCTTAACTTCTGTGGTTATGCagagaaacaagaacaaaaacgCTCATTATGATCAGCTTTGGGCAAGCCTATTGATTCATAGATCATCAACGCATACAATATGCAGACTCCCAAATTAAACTATGGTTTACagttatttacaaaaaaaaggttgtAAATTTGCACTTGAATAAACTTACCTGCTGAAGGTTGCAGCCGACTGTTGAAGTAGTCAGGTGAGGGTGCCCTCTGTGGAAAGAGAGGGGGTGAAGGGCCCTTGTGTAGTAGGCCATGTAGAGGAGCAGAGGTCGTTGGACCTTCAGAGCTGCCCAACAGATTGCCGAGTAGCGTAGGGGAGCCACTACGAGCAGGACCTCCCAAGAGCTCCTGcaatacacatatacaatacatgCATTTACCAAGAAGTTCAAACACACAATGTCATTTGTCTGGCAGTTAGATTTAAGTGCAAAACTGTTGTTCATAAAATGTGGGATGGAGTAATTTTTCCCTCTGATGTTCACCCTGGCAACTTGCCAGCTTCAGTCCAAGCAGCCTTCCTAAACAGCTCTAGTAAAGCGACAGTCCTggatacagcacacacacaaggttaCAGTGTTCTTAGATGTTAAGTCTTTATATAGTCCTATTGACatagacatactgtatagtctTATTTGTTAATGTGGTGTTTTAGAGGCACGGCTGCCCAACAGACAATAATGACTGACATTATTTGATTAAGGACAATTATTTCCCCTCAAACACAATCTGAATTGGTATGAAGTTTAACAAGTGCATACTTTTTCTATAAAATCTCTCTCAAACCTTTCATTCTACTTTAAATATTCACCTGTACTGCTGTCAGATGGAGGCAGCATCACATCAAAATTTCAAATGTAATTATTCTCCAGCTGGACTGACTCAGCTGGATGCATTATCATCTGTCTGGAGGCTGAAGGATTCCTAAACATAGCATACATTATTCTGTCAATTGATCAGACTGATGTGACCATTTCTGAGTCTACAGACCTGCGGCAGCACTGAATTGAGAGCGAGCCTCACCACCGCACTGCGTATATCATCTACCCAGCTGAGTACAGACAATCCTTCAACTGCATGAGTTTTAAAAGCTGTCATTTAGGTAGCCTGTGTCAAAATTCAAAAACGTCTTGTGTACTTATTTTACAACTGTCCACTGTTCTCCAGCAGCGTTGCCACCATACTGAGAAGAAAACACTCTTCATCTATTAAATCATCATGTGTAAACAGACTCTACATGGACATTTCACACAAGAGACATGACAGCTGAAAAATAGCCCTACTCTGATCTAAAATTGCAGCTACTCTTGAAAGGAGCGCTCAATATCAACACTCAATATTTCCTCTGCACTTCAGTTTACACTTCATCTGTGATAATTATGACACACCACCCAATCAGAGCTCATAGACTTCTTGGATCCACTCAGGTATTACATACACTGACAAACCAGAGACCTGTAGTACAACAGGACCCTACTCAGACCCAATTACACTGGATATAGTTTACGCCAGACTAACAGGAACCAAGCGGACCCATGAAGCCCTCTCTATATACCAAACATTTGTCAGCATTAGCTTGAGAGGATACACACCTGGAAtatgtttttctgctgctgagCAGGCACCTGAGCTTCAGACATTGTCACCACAGCTGGGTCTGAATGTTGCTGCAGCTGTACAAGGAGAGATCATTTGTGGTATGTGCAATGCAACGAAAAACAATCCTTTCCTTCGTAAAAACCCATCACAGTGAGCATTTTGCAATGCAAGGCTTGTTGTAGGCATTTTGACGCGTGTCACAACAGAAATTGGCACAAATACTGGCTTTCAAGTAGTGGCAGCCggatataaaaagataaaatttgGGCATGTAAATAGATTTTGCTAAAACCTCCACAAACCGCAACACTGCGAGCCCACTGAGATAAATTTGTACATGAGTCACAAGTGTCCCTCATGCAAGTCAGTTATGCTTATGGATGTACTATTGTCACTCTCCTTAATGAGCGTGCGTCTAATGACTGGTTTAACCCGAGTACAAAAATGAACCAGAACACCAATTCAGAAACTGActtccataaaaaaaaaggagacttGCAGCtttcacacaaataaattaaaaacacacacacaaaaaaaacaaacatcaagaATAGTTCAGAAGCAAATTTATGCCCATCGCTTTCTAGTCCGATCAATTTCTCAGAAAGAGTCATGTAGGTTACATGTAATGTTTCAACATCACACAGGGGCAGGTTTGTTTGAACAGTTACCTGTTCCACTGCAACATGCACAGTGCTGTTACTTATCCAGTGTAAGCCTTGGAgcaatataaattaaaaaaaaaaaaaaaaaaaaatctagacaTGAATAGAAATACTTACATTGCTTGTGTTGGTTTTGGGGTGAGTTGGCAGAGTTCCACTTGCCTTCATGCTGCTGACCAGTTTATTAAAGGCCGACATGTCTGTGTCACGTGAGCGTGGGCGGGCACTGGGGCCACCGGTTAATGCCTCCTCTAAATGCTCTGCCATGAACGGTGTCCCATTTCCTCTCTGTGGAGGCACTACCTTTCGCACCTGGGGTTCTGAGCCCAGCTTCATccccttcatctctccctccacctcctccagcGAGAGCACCGCTCCAGAGTTAGCTACAGACAGAATTACGATTATGATTAGACTGACTGCACTGATGATAGCACTGTAAAATAAGGTTACACGCTTTACAACTATACTGTATACAACAACTAGAGGAACTGTTGTGCTATTTACAACAGAAAATTAGATAAACCACATAATGCCTAAACCTACATGAATCACTTATCTAGTGTACAACAAATCTCCAGTTAAAATGTGACTCTACTCTACAAACTAAATTCTAATGTAGTTAATGACTTcagagttttttaaaaaaagaaaagaaatggtTTGTGTACTGACACTCACTGCTTTCCCGCAGCCGAGCCTTGTTGACCGACAGGGTGGAAAGAAGAGGCTTCAGGTCTATTTTGGCCTTGTGCAGCAGTTCCAGGATGTCCACCTTCTCCCTGCACTCTGATGATTGAATAGGTGTGAAGTATGGGACAGGGTCTTGGCTAGGGGAAGTGCAGCGTGGTTCAAGCCCTTTAAGAGGAACAAAAACCTCAAAGGTAAAAATCagtatttgaattttttttttctgacccaGCAGTTCGATAGGAAGAGgggtgaggagagagggagagacgaCAGAGGTAGCGGGGAGAGCGAATCACGGTGCAGGTGCCTCTTGCTCCTCCCCGCCTACCGGCCACCTCGCTGTTGCACATGCTGCTGGTGTTTTGTCGGTTTGCGTCTAGCTCGCACTGAAGTTGCTGCTGGTTCTTCTGGTGGGTCCGGTCCCCGTGCCGTGCACCTGCTTCCTGTTCTCACCAATGTGTTACTGCTTACAACTGTCTATCtctgtttgagagagagagagacagcagcagcatccccaCGCTGCAGCTTCAGCACGAGCTGATGAGCGACACTGAGGCGGCCTGCggggtggagaggaggagaaggcgcCTGCACTGTGAGACTCCCTCTCCCCCGCTGCCACCGTCGTCTCTCCTTCTACTCACCCCTTGCTCCTATCGGaccaccactgctgctgtttcctcctTAAATTTGAATAATTGCTGCTGAAGCGTCGAACCTCCCAAAAAAGGTACGCGAGACAGCCCTACTTCATTCAAgtaggtttttcttttttcgcCAAGATAAAGGCATGCTTCAAAGTCATTTTTGCCCTAAATGTAGTTTCAACAGGAAATATCCAGGGGCTTTACTGCTGTTATCTGGATAACTTTAAAAATGCAAGACCACCTGAAATATTTAACATGGACAGATGTAAAAAGACTTGTGTTCTAGTCAAAGTTACCCAAATAGTTccccacatttaaaaaaaaaggacaggCCTTTGATCTTGGTGAACACAGCTTCACCAAAAAGTGCTATGCCTGGCTTGAAGCTATACCGTTACATGACGCTCATTCAGGGAAACTGTAGGACTGCCAAGGAAATAAAGTCATTTACCTGCTAGTTTTTCCAGCTCCTCATGGGGAGTGGACCTCAGACTGCTGGACTGGCTGCCTGAAGGGCTCAGGTTACTGGAGAACCACTGACTGAAGCGGCTGGCCGATACAGGGCCCTCGCCCAAAACATCCTCTATCatctgaaagacaaaaataggAGTCTGAGACATAGTGGGGAACACAAATCAGCAGACCGAAGGGTGTGAGGACAAAGGTGACACTTACGTTTATAGCGCTTTCCATCGATTTAGCACAAAGTGTGCTAGAAGATTGAGGGCAGTGTCATTGAATGCACTGCTGGTTGGTCTTGTGTTGATTTAATGCCACAAACTAAAAATCGGTATACTTTCTCATTTAGTTTGTAGCCTAGTTCACTTAGTTCCCCAATTACTAACACAGTCTAATGTAGCTATAATGATGGGCATAAATTTGGACTTTATACCTTTTTTTCCTTATACCCCATGCAACAGTCTTGGGACAAAAATATGTAGAAAGTGCACCATTCAGTGACAataccaccatcaccaccaccaaaGCAAGTTCAGCAAGATCaagccagtgcagcagaggtAATCTCGTACTGATGTCAAGTATCTGTAATGCTCGGATTCAAAAAGGcttgtttattttgattaagACAAACAGACCATGTAatttaaaaaggtcaaaactgTGCCACAACAGTTTATCTAGCCTCTAAAATATTCTGATTgtataaatacatgtaaaaaacaaatgtcagctCAACCTGCATGTCTGATTCAAGGCGAAGGGGCAGATGCATTGGAAAACCTCTACTGTTAAGCTTAAACTGATTAGAGTAAAACcaaggggagagaggagaaaaaaaaaaagaaaaaaaaaaaaatcacactgatAAGCTTTTAAGAGTTATAAAATGACACCATTTGTGATATTCATACACCTTTAACACGAAAACCACAGTGCTCCCCAGTACTTACTGAGGCCAGTCCTGGCATGGTCTTCTCCAGATTGAAGAATTCATTGAAGTCAAAGTCTCCAGTTGACTGCTCCGGCAGCACATCAGGGTGGGGGACCTCCTGATCAGCTGTAGACTGCAAACCCACGTCTTTCTCCTCGCCCTGTCCACCATTACATTCCACTACTGCACATAAATGTGACAAATAAGAATCAGAATCTTAAGTATCCCCAACAAGACAGCTAGTTATccaattaaataataaatggcTAAAATTCAACCTGATGCtataattattaaaaaacaaagcttTGACATGCCTTCTTTCAAGGACTCTGTCCGCTTCCTTGACCGCTTGGACTTGCGTTTATCATCTTCCAGGATTTTGTCATCAAATCCAATGAGCTCAATTGTCTCAGACTGGCTTGTGGGACCCGCAGAGAACCACTCTGGCTCCTCCTCTGCATACGAATCATTCCTTCTCCTTTCACTAAACACACGTTTGTCACCGAAATCTCTCTGCAAATGAGACAAGACAAACTTAAATGTCACTGCCTttgcaaaaagtaaaaatgggAAGTAAATGGGACCACTTGAGGTAAGTTATTTGTATGAAGGAAACTGGACTCCTTTCAGTCCATGCAGCACCTTCCTCGTTGTTTTAGATAGAGATTGTAAAAGTAAATGCTGGTAACTTATATAATCTACAAAGACTAGAAGCAAACATAATTCTCTGAAGACATGAGTAAAGTTTAAGGCTTTTACTTAACCTGCACATTTTCCTTTTCAGCTAGTTTTATCCATTAAAAGTCATTCATATTCACATAAGTTCTGTGAAACAAACTGAAGCAGACCCTTTCTTGTCCTCTTGTCCTATGTCCTTTCTTAGCAATCCTACTTGCATTAGCACTGAAAAGGCAACCTCAATGCACTGTATGCCACCGTGTCTGAACACAAGGAAATACATTATAGATGAACTGAAAGCAATGAAAACCAACCCTGAATCTTTTATCCTTAAAGTCTCTCTCACgttccctctctttctcaacACGGGCATCTCTCTCAAAGGCTCGGGCAGCAATTATGCGGCCGCTGCCGATCCTGCGTGCCCCTCCTAGACGGAGAGTCTCATTCTCCTTATTTTCCAGAGGGCTGATTGGGCGACGGGTGTGGGGCGCAGGTGCAGCGTTGCCTTGACATCCACCTCCAAAGCTGCGTCGCTGTGGGCTCAGTATGACATCCAGATCATCTTCCTTTAACCGCTCACGGGGATCTGAATACAACACAGAAGACAGGCTTTGTTTAAATTTAGAGTACACAGACAACACCAACAGTCACATGATATTAAGCTAACAATCCTGTAAGATCTACAATTTCCCCTcaggaaatatatatatactttctTATCCCAACATCATAAACGTTCAAATATTTGCTAGTTAAGATTTTCACTGCTCCATGACTTGTCAGAAAAATCTCCTACAGACAGTCAACTTTATGACCTGCCTTTTGGTTTTAATCTCTCTTGCTTTGGACTCCATAAACAGTCATTTACCTGGGATTCTTCGTTTCAAAGGAACTCTATCATCCACATAGTCCTTCTTAAAACCTTCCACCGGAGAGTTACGCTCTGAAGTGGGATACAGTGAAGCATGCCACTTCTCTGGGTCCCAGACACCATCACTGTACCAAGACATCATTTGAACCCACAATTAAAAACATGCTCAGCCagtttatagacaaaatgaagACAAATAACATACTATAATTCTCAAAGTGTATTGACGGCCATTGGCACCAAAAATGTTTTGGCAAAAGAAAGATCTCACTGTGTTaaagattatttgattataataTAAACATTCAGTGCTTAACTGTGGACTGCAATTATATCTGAAGAAACACCGGCGATGGGAGGGATATGGGGCACAGCTGACACATCTAAAGTCAGTTGTTTCTTTCATGCATTCAAAAGAAATGGTGGTACAATCCAAACACTACATTTAGATTAAGTCAACATGGACAACATTATTTAAAGCAAACTGCAACTGTGGATTTCAACCCTTGTCCTGTCCTATCATATCTACGTTTCAGTGTGTTCATCTGTCATCCTAGGTTTAAAAATGAGTCCCTGATGAAATGCctgtaaagaaaaacagcaggGCTCTTCAGGACtgcatcatctctctctctctctctctctctctcacacacacacacacacacacacacaatgactgCTGACAGATTGGGTGGTAGATCCAAAAATATGTCTGTCTCCCACATTAACAAAACTTTGCTTGGTATTTTAAACAGCTTGTTGTGGAAGGTTGTCAAAAAGGTTCAAAAggtaagagtttcttaaaggcATTTTTATGGCTTGTACTTGAGATTCAAGATTGAAGTAAATGTGAATTAATAAGAGCATTTCTTCAGGACATTCAGGCCACCTAGATCTCAAATTGTTTTGTCACAATAAATCCAAGTTTCCAGATAatatgcatgagtgtgtgtaggTGGCCAAAAAGTAGGGCACACACTTTTCATTAGCTTACCTGCTCTATCATCAAGAATCAAGGCAACTTTGACTCCAAATTAAGCCAATTACTAAAGATCAAATACAAGTCAAAGGTTAATGCCCATTCCTTGATGATCACATCCATGCTGTCTCATATGACAAGATTAGTGTTGCTTTTCTTGTTGACCCACATAATATTATTCAATGTTAAGATGGTGTGGATTTGTTCATCCCAGGAAATATATTCTTACCTGTCATATTTCTCTGATAGACATTCTGGCCTTTCATTGGAGATTGGCAGTTCCTTTATATCCAGAAGCTCCTCCTGAATAGGGATTTATCATAGTTAAATTACGTTCAGAAGAACTCTATCCAGCCTCTAAATCATCATACTGCCAGTATTTATTATCACCTTGGTGTATCTGTATGGAGCTGTGGCTGCTGGTTGTTGCTTAACTGGGTCCACAGCAGCATCACCACCATTCTTCAGTTCAACACAACCATCGTTCTCCATGACTGAGTTCAGATACAGAACAGTCTCTAGACAAACAGCGACTCTGTTCCTGTTTGAAATAAAGTTACTGGATTTACATTAAGCATGACAACAGCTGCTTGACTTCATTTGATTTGTCTGGACAAAATAGCCTTAAAAGGTTTTGCTACCGATAACTGACTGCATTAATTGATACAGTTCATTTGAGCATTGATTATATTTCATATAAAGCTAATTTTGTATTAAACAAAATTATGCAGAGAGATTCATTGTAATGTACATgagaaaacaaagtaaaatgacaaaaatgaacaataaactTCACCTGACGTCGATGTACCTTGAATGAGGGCAGTTTTTGCAAACGCTGTTAGTCAATTAGCAAGTTAATTGACCACAGGCAGTGACCGATGACACGGGACGTGACATGTCAATTACAACAAATTGCTAATTGAGAAATGGCGTCTGCGCTTCGATAGATGCttatttgaaaacaaatctCCCAGCAACGTTAAGTTGTATACGTTGCGTAGTGAGTCTTTGGCTTTTTTACGgagtttcaaataaataaacgtTAACAATTATCCGGCAGATATGTAGATGATCAGCAAATATAGCGTCCCACACACACTCGGCTCTAACCCTCAGCAGTGGTATACAAATTACTACAATTATCTGACTGGCTAGTGcattaacacaaacaaacaacttacTCGTTTTGAAAGCTGCGTGGAAACTGGCTGCTAACGGccgttagctagctagctaacctAGCACctttagctagctagctaactagctgAATGGGGATAATGCCCACCCAGCAACCACCAAACCTTCTGCCGGCTGAGTTGTTGTAGGGATttcaggaaacacacactgtactagGGTAACTTAACAGAATATCACAGGTCCAAGTAACAAATTAACTCGCAAGGGGACTGTATAATCTCAAATGACTGTCCGGTCTATCTCTGTTTTCTAAATCGTAGCAGCAATTTTCCTCTGATCACCGCTTTAAGAAGGTCCTAGGAAAGATTACATAGTGCCCGCCGCGCCTTTGTAGAATTTTAAACGGTCTGGTATTTGTCGACCGTTTTACATCCCAACATTTAAACCATAATATAGAAATCGCATGTTACTAGTAAGACATATATGTGCAACTATATAAATTGTGGGGGGAAATCCAACTAGCTTTGTAGAGGTATAACTTACATTTAATTTAGAAAACTCAAAAGGCATTATTTGGGCCAGCTCCTCATTGTCTTGGGGTCTGCTCGATTTGTAAACCTTTCATAGCGGTGTCCCGGCGCCTCTTTGTGAAAACGAAAGACCCCGCCCTCACGGGCTGCCCAGGACTGACATTGCGTATAGCCGTTTCTCTGAAAGGACCCTGGTGCTGAGTGCATTGACCAACAGTTCACCGCTCAGTTATAGTGAACGTCTCAcaattcaaatttaatttaaggGAAAGGTCTTTAATCATCGTCTCGGggtcaacatttaaaaactatgaaacagcgttaaaaaaagtcagatagACACATTTGATACCCGCGACCTGTACTTCGGCGATGTCTGTTGCCGTTGACAACTGGAAATCTAGAACAACCGTAAGCGTCACTCCTTGCGTCACACGCGCTTTCACGTGACGAGAAACAACAAACGCGCGGTACTTCAATCCAAACAGTTTCTCCACGTATATGAAAAACAGTTATTTTGGTATATACATAGGACGTAAACATTTAGTACAGCATCCTAATGTCTTCTCGGGCTTCGTTGTCTTAATTAAAAAGTGACGCTGTGGACTTAAAGTCCTGTATAGCAGCTGATATCTTCGATATCATGCAAAGAAACACCAAAAAGACAGATTTATTAAGAGCTATACCAAGATGTGTCACATCTGGAGGTGAAACCCATAGATATAGAAACTATATCTATGCCGAAACCAAACCAATCCGCACAGGTAACACCAGAAAGATACCTTATAGAGTTGGATACAGTTGGAACAAAGGTGGAAGACTCAAGGAACTGCGAATAAGGTGCGAAGTTTGTCGCTATTCAATTTACTGTACTTACAGCTGACtttagttttgtctttttctctattGTCTGACTTGTTCAACCACTGCAGGCACCTAGCAAGGAAGTTCCTGAAGATATGGATGCAGAATACCTTTGGCAGAATCCTTCCTCATCAAGCCAAGTAACAAACCTTTACAAAGTATTTTTGAAGCAAAGTGTGTTTGGTAAttctcagtggtggaaagtcaTAAGTagatttactcaagtactgtacttaagtacaattttgaggtacttgtactttacttgagtatttacattttctcctactttatacttctactccactacatttcagagggaaatgttgtactttatactacatttatctgacagttttCAGTGACAAATTCAGCAGCACATACAATTAGACAAAGCCTTGCTTGATCTATACTTCGATCTATAATCTATTCTTAGATGTGGCCTGAACTTCAGAGACATGAGAAGACTTAATACTTTGTTATGTACACTTATGCTCTGGCAACTaccacacaaaacatttttcaatgtGTTCTCTCCCAGAAAATCCCCATATCTTATAAATTAATCGGAGAacttaaatactttttttagcTCCAAGTTAACATAAATCAATTCATGTCCATCCG
It encodes:
- the eif4enif1 gene encoding eukaryotic translation initiation factor 4E transporter isoform X2 yields the protein MNRVAVCLETVLYLNSVMENDGCVELKNGGDAAVDPVKQQPAATAPYRYTKEELLDIKELPISNERPECLSEKYDSDGVWDPEKWHASLYPTSERNSPVEGFKKDYVDDRVPLKRRIPDPRERLKEDDLDVILSPQRRSFGGGCQGNAAPAPHTRRPISPLENKENETLRLGGARRIGSGRIIAARAFERDARVEKERERERDFKDKRFRRDFGDKRVFSERRRNDSYAEEEPEWFSAGPTSQSETIELIGFDDKILEDDKRKSKRSRKRTESLKEVVECNGGQGEEKDVGLQSTADQEVPHPDVLPEQSTGDFDFNEFFNLEKTMPGLASMIEDVLGEGPVSASRFSQWFSSNLSPSGSQSSSLRSTPHEELEKLAGLEPRCTSPSQDPVPYFTPIQSSECREKVDILELLHKAKIDLKPLLSTLSVNKARLRESTNSGAVLSLEEVEGEMKGMKLGSEPQVRKVVPPQRGNGTPFMAEHLEEALTGGPSARPRSRDTDMSAFNKLVSSMKASGTLPTHPKTNTSNLQQHSDPAVVTMSEAQVPAQQQKNIFQELLGGPARSGSPTLLGNLLGSSEGPTTSAPLHGLLHKGPSPPLFPQRAPSPDYFNSRLQPSAGFPVGPQPMLPEQFADVHRSISPGSAVQQQMRALSMPVNRADLEALAFQQDLALHAHHQFQSGYNKLPQDKSFRNRQQRVNRSPGPGPQPAGRNSPGNPVTSMLSPSFTPTSVIRKMYATKEKSRDEPSSRSESKEEAAAHTQDDSSSPNLYLEMMDGNAAQSGGVKTGSQTLPSKDQERLRPGSAGHHTPTMVPPGPSSSYPRPIYPVPLLSHVPMVRPPPQLHPNVVQRMLAQPQQLGPALVQAGIFPPHVDLAQLQGLPPALLGQPLYPLSATGHPLLPPRANTQMQLAVMQQQLQQQRPIHPNIAGPQSQSQGPHRTNCSQRHGGSPPLGLAKWFGSDVLEQPLPSMPAKVISVDELEFRP